tataaatagtatatgaAATGATAATATGATACAGAGACTGTTATCACGTGGAAAGATTACTTGTAAATAGTTTTaacattttagaatatttatcttacttatacttataatacttataatgcATATCTGAATATTCATTTTGATACTCAagatatttatgcaatataattatttaattaaaaataattatttaaaattatcttatttttctaaGTATCTACAGATTTGTGCacctgaaataataataatataatgtaataaattatccaTCGAGAAGAAACTTTATTCTCTCGTACAAACGTAACAAATTGTGTTAGAATctgctatttatatattgtacatcatgatatacatatatatatatatatatatatatatatataaaagtaagtcTTCATCATTACTTTGGACTTCTAAATACACGTTTTAGGCACTAGAAAgtgttaataaaaagttttagtattTTATCTTCCTagtaataattcttaaaataaataacttattttgATTTGAGTAATATACTGCATAATATACTgcatatcaataaaatattattaataacatattgcaaaatattcgatatattcgaattttctttcaatctcATGGCAAAATCAAAtgaataaatcatttaaatctaatattatttaatttaataataaaaattatataaattctttaacaaaaaaattcatttatatacaatgttGTTTCTTTTGTGACaaacaaaaaggaaaaagcaacacacacacacacacacacacacacacacacacacacacacacacacacacacacacatatatatatatgtacatatatatatatatatatatatatatatatatatatatatttatattgtgtataatttttacaatattattaaatgagatattataaaattccacaaaaattaattttctaatacaaAATACTGTtgtacaaaacattttttctatatttcttaaagaaatgaaacaaaattatacattatccAACTATAtgcaagaaataattacataatctaaaataaattgatttcttatattattaatattgaacatTTATGTGTAAACAATGtctatacaatacatattctaaaaagtcattttttggCAAAAGAGTTTCACAAAATGCAGTGAGTATCGAaaagatttatcaaaaattttaaatgtcagtGTATTCTCAATTTATTTCAGTATTATGTCAAATATGATGTGATGTAAGATAAATATGATTTCGtacaagttatataaaaaaatagtacgAAATTTTCacctatttttaaatgagTATGTGGTATATACATTCattgtgtattttatacaatcaaatcaaattattatagctcaattttatgtatagttattttACGACTGATTTAatcaatcttaaaaaataattcattatattttactctcAAACAATATATGGCATAAAACACAAGAACATATATTTCCAACTGATTATAATActgtgatttttattattatttttattaatatttctctttttatatatccaatatatatatctttactaaatatatagttaagttagtttgtatttttaatatattatttccacGTAAAGAGATGCCAAATAGTTTGTTTCGAGAATAAAACATGCTTTGTttcgaaaaaaagcaaaactCACAGTAATGAAAGTGCCACGGATAATCACGAATCAGTCGGTACCACGCGTTGTGAACTCTGCGAATTTAAGTGAAACTTGCCATTGTGGTTTTTCGAAGAATACTTTTGAAGATTATAACCTGAAACATTGTGAAGGATATTTCTTTCAGAGCATTGTATGAATTTTCGGACCGATCAATCTCCTACGTCGGAATCGCCATCGCCTATGGCATAAAGGATATGGAAAGCAATTCCAAGAAGCGCAGTTCCTATAAGATCGCCAGCTGCTGTTAGATATGGTATCGCGGAACTATCCGGGTCCATACCTCTCGTCCACATCCAAACGACCATCAATTGCGCGATATACAACAATAAGATTACCTAGAAATAACATCaagtattttttgttaaattttgtttcacCTATAAAGCAGTTTAtatcacaataatttatacagattTATAAAGCAGTTTATATCAcaataatttatgcaaatttacatttattgtacCTGCAACATTGcagcaattaaatatattgtaataaatataggCGTAAATGAGGTATGTCCTGCTTGAAGGTAACTAATAGTGTAACTAAAAATCAAATGCCCTGGTATCACCATCATTAATAATACCCTAGCTGTTCTCGCGTGTCCtcctataataaaaattccttAAGTTGTAATTTGCAAAACTTAAGTTTTATATGAACTTTTACGATAAACTGaccttttgtaaaaaatgcgTGGAATGGACTGATGCAAACGTTCAGCGTCCCTTGATCACCTGTGTGACGATCTTTGTGCAGAGACGTCGATATTCTACTGGCCTGAACGGCGGCCAAGTTTCCTCCAACGCCATTAATTACTAATTGAAAAACTGCTATACCTTTGTAACTCGATATAGTGTAATCCAAGATCAGTCCACCGAGACTGAAATCAATATCATTTATTGAATTGTGCGTTcatcttctaaaaatttttgtcacaAACACACATGTGCATTACCTGCTTATTAACATCGCGGATATCACAGGCGTCCAGCCATAATCCAATACTTCTTTAGTAAATGGATTTCTGGCTGCTATATAACCCCACACAGGAGTCACGAATACACAAAATGCTATTAGCAATGGAGCTATCCATGGAGTATGATCTGAAGAAAATTATGTGCATTCCTGAAATATTCGAGTAATAAAAGTATCAGaagataaatcaatttatatacctATTGCGTTGTATAGCAAAGAAGCAATCCAGGATAAAAGAGCTAAAGTAGTTAAATCTCCTAAAGAGGCCGCGATCGGAGTAGCGACATTGTCAGGATTGATGTTCATTTGCCGCGATAATAGTATGACTGCGACCATTACAAGGCCCAGCAAAAAACTGGCTACAGAAGCAGTGACCAAGGCACTGGCACATAGTAAAAGCCCATGATGAATGTCGAAGTGAGCCTCTGGGACCCAACCGAGGATCACAGCGGCTAAGGAGGCTAGCAAACCCACCACCATAGCTTGACATTGGATTAAAGCCAAATTTCCAACAATTAATGTCCACTGTTGTTTCTTTGTATCCATTTGACCTAAATTAGCCTGGGTTGACAATCTGGAGGCCAACGTCATCTCCAGGTTTCCTTTTAGGCCCAATAATGCAGGAACTAATATGTATACCTCGGATACCACCTGATATACTGACCAATGCTGAAATTTAACACaacatttgtaaataatcaAACTTGTCATTTcttagtttataatatatattataagattagcttatatatttaattctttataaaattagagtaaaatttttaataaactaaagATTATActgatattgtattttataaataacttgtttttttatagaaaaatatgcgTGAAGTTATAGCATGAagttaatgtataatttatcatatctttataataatagaaaggCGATTTTCGATACCTGTACAACATCTAGAAGCAAACTAGCGGCGACCATACCGAAGCCAGCAAGTAGAAAGGGTATAAACATTTGGATAGATATAGACCAGACGCTTTCATCGTCTGCACTCTTCACCTCGCTCTTTTGGCTGTCCCTTTTTCCACTACTGTAGATGATGCTGTCGGTGTTGACTGACGATGGTATAAGCCGTTGTATATCACTCCTTTCGCTATCATCACTTTCATCCTCGGAACTGATTTCCAATTCCATGTTGTTGATATCGGCGATATTCGAAACGAAGAGCTCGTCACTGCCCAATCCTACCATTTTATTTCGCGGTGAATtgctttttcttaaatttctaTGACGGAGTTTACTGTGTTCATAGTAATCTTCTTGTATCTTCGCATGGCTCATCCTCGTTAACTGTCCTTTTGCAAATCACCGACGAATGCTAcgaccaaaaataaaattgtttattcaaCAGatctaaataaagataattttcgaTTAGATAACGACAAAAAACAGACTGaggttaatattttatgataagaaACACTTTAACAAAAGCACACATCATATAATTCTCtcaaagtatttatattttaatttactattaataaaaatgaatatgtatacaaaaaattaatatttattatattaagaaatttctataaaaataaaattaccggaaaattattggaatattatgtttgtaaataataattaaatactaattataaataaaaaattaataataattaatattataaatattatgaatttttttctgtgaGAGTACCGTTATTCTAATATTGGTGATGACTTGAGTGTTTAACTAAAGCTACATTTAAGCGACAGATATATTTCATCATGTCAGTTCTAGCTTGGCTCTGTTGTAGAtctaattctaatttaaaccTGACATGCTACTTTTGCAAGTcgttgtctctctctctctctctctctctctctctctctctctcttatttagTCTCATCATAGAGTCTTGTACATAATTAGAaacaaattgtataatatatatcagtaTAGATGactatacataaatttatattacaacaaatcaatttaatactcatattataaaaacttcaAAGTTTTTTGGTTTACTTAATACATCctgatttttgtataaaaaattttataacaatgtataaataagtcttatattgtacaatttttataaataatcaatgaaTTCAATTGATAAACAAATGAGCaacttaaattatgtaaaaataatgagaaataattaaaacataatagttaaaaaattaataatgataatttatataataattttttatagattatgtGTATGATACGTACttgttacaaataatacattattaaggtttaatatatatgtgaaatgaGTACgcaatattatctttatgcTGAAATGGTTTCGATcaagttttttcaaatagTTCATAATCATTTgcataagtaaaatattaaattatatttatattttacaaaaaacaattttttttctcaatataaataaattttaatacaatgtaatattttatcaagagaAATACAATAGTTGCGACTGTGGTTTAAAACAGATATGCAAAAAcgtatgcaaataaaatgacTCATAAAAAGGTGTTATCAACTTTtaaggaatattttatacaaatgcaaaataaaatcgataaatacACTATTTCTTCCATCAAGTTCTATCTGacatctaaaataaatttaaaaaaatatataataatctcaaataatctagatatctaataatttttaaattatatcttatctggtgctctaaaatattatatatgacattCTCCATGTTATAATCTCAAAGTTTTTTGAAGTTCCAATTc
This sequence is a window from Anoplolepis gracilipes chromosome 10, ASM4749672v1, whole genome shotgun sequence. Protein-coding genes within it:
- the LOC140670493 gene encoding solute carrier family 41 member 1-like, whose protein sequence is MSHAKIQEDYYEHSKLRHRNLRKSNSPRNKMVGLGSDELFVSNIADINNMELEISSEDESDDSERSDIQRLIPSSVNTDSIIYSSGKRDSQKSEVKSADDESVWSISIQMFIPFLLAGFGMVAASLLLDVVQHWSVYQVVSEVYILVPALLGLKGNLEMTLASRLSTQANLGQMDTKKQQWTLIVGNLALIQCQAMVVGLLASLAAVILGWVPEAHFDIHHGLLLCASALVTASVASFLLGLVMVAVILLSRQMNINPDNVATPIAASLGDLTTLALLSWIASLLYNAIDHTPWIAPLLIAFCVFVTPVWGYIAARNPFTKEVLDYGWTPVISAMLISSLGGLILDYTISSYKGIAVFQLVINGVGGNLAAVQASRISTSLHKDRHTGDQGTLNVCISPFHAFFTKGGHARTARVLLMMVIPGHLIFSYTISYLQAGHTSFTPIFITIYLIAAMLQVILLLYIAQLMVVWMWTRGMDPDSSAIPYLTAAGDLIGTALLGIAFHILYAIGDGDSDVGD